In Shewanella sp. MR-4, the genomic stretch GGGTGAGACAATCCCTTTCTGACGAGCATTTACTCCACAACGCGGGGACGATTTACGGCGCCGACTATATTGGCGCAGGCATTGGCGCGGCTATTTGGGTCGGCTTTATGCTGGCCATCGATATTCAACTCGCTGCCGCGCTGACCGCCAGCTTTAACTTGCTCGCCGGCTTTGTGTTTATCTGGCGTTTTTGGCCCAAGATCCAAAGGGCAAAATTATTGCTCGCAGGGCATTTTGTGGTCACGGGCGTATTATTGCTGCTCGCCATTCAAGGGCCGAGTTGGGAGCTGCAGTTCAACAATCTGCTCTATAAAGACAAAGTGGTTTACGCTAAGGCCACGCGTTTTCAACAACTCACCTTTACCGAGCGCTTACGCGGCAATGGCCTCTCCCCCATATACTCTTTGTATATCAATGGCCGATTACAGTTTTCGAGTATCGATGAGCATATCTACCATGCGTTTTTAGTTCACCCAACGCTTGCGGCCAGCGCTCGCCATAACAAAGTATTAATCATTGGTGGTGGTGATGGTCTGGGCCTAAAGCAAGTGCTGCGTTGGGAGCCTGAGCAAGTGACCTTGCTCGATCTTGATGCCGCATTGGTGCAACTCTTTAAAACGCCCGATACGGATATGCCTAAGCGTCTAAGCCAAGCCCTGTTAGCCCTCAATGGCAATGCCTTTAACGATCCTCGCGTTAAGGTGATCCACGACGACGCCTTTAATGGGGTCGATAAATTGATTGCCGCAGGAGATAAATACGATGCCATTATTGTGGACTTGCCCGATCCTAGCCATCCCGATTTAAATAAGCTCTATTCGGATTATTTCTATCGCAAGCTCAAGGAACTAATGAGCAGTGATGGCGCTCTGACTGTACAGTCAACCTCGCCCTATCACGCGCAAAAGGCCTTTATCTCGGTCGCGAAAACCTTGGCTTTAGCGGGGTTTGACGTAAAACAGTATCACCATAACGTCCCAAGCTTTGGAGAATGGGGCTGGAGCATTGCCACCCTATCGGGAAAAGATGCCCAGCATCGCCTAGGCGAGCTGACAACACTACCGATAGCGGATGACTGGTTAACCTTAGGTTTAGTCAAAGGCGCCTTTGAATTTCCTGCCAATTTTTATCAGGACGCCGCCAATATTAAGCCTAACGAACTGGGTTCGTTGCAGTTGTACCATTATCATCAACAGGCATGGTCCGAAACCCAAGGACTGGATCTTTTTTAACGGATGAAGATAGTGCTTGACATATTATGTCTCGGTGCTATCTTTGAACACAGACATAATATGTCAATAAGGACAAATATGAATATCCATACTCTTGCTAATCACCTCAACAGCCTTGGCAATAACAGCCAGACCGGCTTCCAATTCGATTGCTATCCAATTGATGGTGAAGTCGAAGTGTTGCAAGTGAATGTGGTCGGCCGTGAAGAAATCCCGGTATTCGTATCGGTTACGGACAACCAAATTCTCTGCATCAGCTACCTGTGGGGCGAGAACGAAGTAAACCAAGAACGTCGCAGCAAAATGTTTGAAACCATGCTCGAATTAAACATTCCAATGCCATTGTCAGCCTTTGCCAAAATTGATGACAAATACGTGGTTTACGGCGCGCTGTCTCTGCAATCTAGCATGCTCGAAATCGAGCAAGAGTTAGCAGTCTTATCCGATAACTGCTTAGAAGTTATCGATGAAATGGTCGACTATCTGAAATAAGGAGCCACAATTATGGGCATTCTGAACAAAATTTTAACAGCGTTTCGCGGTGGTGCCACCGAAGTTGGCCAAAGCATCGTAGACGCAAACTCAACTCGAATTTTCGAACAGGAAATCCGTGATGCCGAGAAACACTTAACCAACGCCAAGCGCGAACTGACCGATGTAATGGCGAAAGAAATGCAAGCCAGCCGCGAAATTGACCGCTTAAAGCGTTCTATCGCCGAGCATGAAGGCTATGTAGCCCAAGCATTAGACAAAGGCAATGAAACCTTAGCCATTGAAGTGGCTGAAAAAATTGCACAATTGGAGCAAGAGCTGGCAGAGCAGCAAAGCGCCAACGACAGCTTTAGCGCCCATGCACTGCGCCTGAAAGACTTAGTGAAGAAGACCGAGCGTCAACTGTCTGATTATCAACGTCAGTTAAGCATGGTCAAAACCACCGAAAGCGTGCAAAAGGCGACAGCGACCATTACCGACTCTTTTGCGTCAAGCAACTCTAAGCTGCTGAATGCCAAAGATTCATTAGAGCGTATCAAGTCGCGTCAACAACAGTTTGATGACAGATTAAAAGCCGCTGAAACCCTAGCCGAAGAAGGCAGCGATAAATCATTGCAGGCCAAATTAGCCGAAGCAGGCATTGGTGAGCAAAAATCCAATGCCAACGCCGTGCTCGAACGTATCAAGGCACGTAAAAGCTAATTCATGATTGACCAAACGCCGAGCACCAATGGGACCATCACCCCCTATTGTGCTCGGCTTTTTTGTTTTAGGTACGCTAATATGCCCTTAACGCCAGCTAACTCATGGTGTTAACAAGGGAATTGTCCGCACTGTTTAGGAGCGAATATGGGATTTTTTAACAGTATTTTTGGTAAAAAGGCGCCGCCAGCGCGTGAACTCAATCATCCCTCTGCGCTCAAGATCGGCGATATGATCTCCATCGACAATAGCTTTGCTCTGCCGCCACAATTGCGCGGTCAACAACTGAAAGTCGAAGCGGTGAATACCTATGAGTTTGAACGCAATCAGCAAACCGAGTGGGTGCTAAAAGGTCATGGTAGCGAGACGCTATTTTTGAGTATTGAAGAGGACGATGAAACCTACCTCGCTTTCTCCCTTAAAATTACCCGCGCGCAGGTAGAGCAGTTATTCGATTTAGAGCAATTCAGCACCCTGTTCGATGAACCAGGCCACGCCGAACTCACCACCCAAGAGCTATCGCCACCATTAGCCGAGCAACTCGAACAATGGCTGGGTAAGCAATACCATCAAGTGACCTTTGCGCTGTTTGGCTATTTTCACCGTGAAGACTACCGCGGATTAAAACCGCCGCAGGATGCTAATGGCGCAACTGGCGAGCCCTTCGAATATTATTTATTACTCGACGATGATGAAAGCCGCGCGGTAGAAGTCGAAGTATATGAGGGTGGCGATACCGATGTGGTTCTGACCTTATATCGTCCATTGTCAGACATTCGCGACTACTGGCCCGGTCAGTAAAGTTTGGCATATGATAAAGTGCGCGATTCGCACTTTATCGCTTAACCCATTACAATCCCAATATAATTCGCTCGAAATGTTCGGTTGATAGCAACAGGTAGCACCTAATGAGTAAAACGAAACACCCTCTCCCAGAGCAATGGCAAAAGAACCAGCAAGCCGCAAAAGCGACACAAGTTGCCTTCGATCTCGATGAAAAGTTTCAATATTCTATTCGTAAAGCCGCGCTCGATGCGGGTGTCAGTCCTTCCGATCAAATCCGTACCATTTTAGGCCTAAGTGTTTCAAAACGTCCGACTCGTCCACGTTTAACCGTATCTCTTAACGCCGACGATTACGTACAGCTCGCAGAAAAATATGGCCTCAGCGCCGATGCGCAGCTTGAGATTAAACGCCGCGTGCTCGAAGACCTAGTGCGTTTTGTCGCTGAAGATTAATCAGTCGGCTTCAGTTTAAGCCATTAAATCGCCTGACATACCTAAGTCGGGCGATTTATCACAAAGTTAATTTACTCATAGCGTAAACTCTTTTACCTTAGACATTCGCCTTAAAACACAGGGATCATGTTAGGCATGACAGATAAAACCTCTTGGTCGCTCCGTTCTCTGGGTAATCCATCTCCCTTCGAATTCGCTATGATGCTGCTGTCGCTGCTCTCAGTCATCATAGTGCTGGTGATGACCTTTGGCCGCCTCGACAAAGAAACCTATCGGTTACTGTTTTTTATCGATACCACGATTTGCATGATTTTTATGGTCAACTTTTTCATTGGCCTGTTTCGCGCTCGCGATAAAGTTTTTTATCTGCGCCATCATTGGATTGATTTTATCGCCAGCATCCCCGCCATCGAGGCGCTGCGAATTGCGAGGGTATTTCAAATCCTGCGGGTGATCCGTTTAATCCGCATGAGCCGCTCTTTCCTTATTCCATTGATAAAACAGCGTAAACAAGCCACTCTCGCCAGTTTACTGGTCGCTATGGTGACCATTTTAACCTTCGCCTCTATTATCATTCTGATCGTCGAAAGCGGCACAGAGGGCGCTAATATTCAAACCGCCGAGCAAGCCATTTGGTGGGCCTTAGTGACGATTTCAACCGTGGGTTATGGTGATTTCTATCCCGTCAGCACCGCAGGACATATTGTGGGTGGCATAGTGATTGTCAGTGGCGTGAGTTTTTTCGGGGTGATTTCGGGTTATATGGCGTCGGTATTTGTCGCCCCCGATGAAAGCGAGCGCCAAGAACGTCAAGACGCCCATAAGGCAGAGATTAAAAGCGAACTCGAAATGGCTCTTGCCAGAATGGAAGAAAACCAGCGGCAGATGGAGCAAAATCAGACGCAGATGTTGGCAAAAATTGCCGAGTTAAAACAAGCACTAGAAGCGAAAAATAGCTAGGAAGGCATGGCCTTCCTACGCTTTATGCAATGTGACTATTACCAATAGGTCGTCTGCTGAATTGCATTTTGCCTCGAGGCCTCCATCGCAAAAAGTAAGCTTTGCTGCTTAGCCTCAAGCCAGTCGCTTAAGTCAATGCCAAGCATTTGAGCTGCAAAGGTTAATTGCTGATAACAGGCTAAGGTTCGAATCCCTAACACCAGATCCTGCCAGGGAGCCCTAAAGGCATCGCGGGATTTCGCCTCATACAAAAGCCCATACGCTTGTCCTACTTGAATACTTTCATCGAGTAAAACGGCGCACTGCAAATAATCCTCGGCTGTCATGGTCTTATCGCTAGGCATAGCCGAGAGAACCGCCTGCCATGAGGCTTCCTGTGCATGATCAGCATGCTGGGATAACCCAAGCTCTGCGGGCAGTTCTATGTTACCCGCGCTAAGCGCCAATAGGATCTCAACGATAGCCAACTGCAATTGACCGTATTCGACGCCTTGCCAAAGCGAGCTTAAACGCCCTGGCAAATCCATCGCCTCAAACTGTTGCTGTAATTGTTGCATCAAGGCTTGGCGGGATTCGAGCCGACTTAATAACCCTTTTTGACTGCCGAGCAAGGCCGCTAAGGCCTGTGCCTCTTCAATAAACGTAAGCTGGGATTCAATCAGATTAAAGCACTGCATCAAAGTAGCGTTAGCAAGGCCAAACTGGCTCAGCGTCATACGCAGTAAACGGATACAGGCGCGCATCCGCCACCAAAGGGCTATCGCGGCTTCGTTATCTTGTTCTTCGGCAATCATGGCTTCGAGCAACTGCCAACGTTCGAGCGCAGTTTCTAGTAGCACTTGGCAGGTGGCCGTTAAATCCTGCTGATGAGGCTGATGCAGGTTGAGATCCTCAGGCACAGGCAGCGGTAAAAACTCGAGAGCACTTAAGGTTAATGGCTTAGATTGCCCCGCGAGTCGATAGCCACGCTGCGCCTTACTGGCTTTACCTAAACGCACAGGAACGCTATCGGCCACCTGAGTAGCCAGTGTTAATAATGAGCAGGCATCCCCCGCTAATAGCTCAAATTCGAGTTCACAGAGTGCTTCATGCTGACCATTGGCGGTGATTTCTCCAGTGTCTAAAGCAACCTCAATAAGGCTCTCGCCTAGAGTCACATGCCAAGCGCGGCGATAAAAATCGGTGTGAAATACGCAGCCAAGCTCCGCCTGTACAGCCGCTAAATTGGCATTTGCGGGCCAGATACTGGCAGGAAAGAGGCTTAAATTTGGGCTATCGGCTGCAATGGTGACGTTATATTCGGGACGAGAATGGATCCCCCCCACAACTTGCCCCGCCGTCTTAATCGTCTGCTCTCTGTGACCATCAAACCCGCGCACCCTTAGCCCCATGTCCCATTGGCGTAATTGTAATGCGGGGGTATCAAAGTAACCATTGCTTAAGCGACGCTTTCCCTGCGATATGGCGTTCGGCAGGCTATCTAGCTTATTTATCAAGGATTCTTGAAACTTAGGAAGGAAAAACAGTTTTAATTCTATCTCTGCATTCATTGCGGCACCGCTCATTTTGTCATCAAAGATTCATTGATGCGTCACTTTTAGTTCATAATGTCACAAATGTGTCATAAAAATCCCGTAGGATTTGGTTTTGAAGTTGGTATATAACCCGTTAGAATAAAGCTGTGATTTTTTCTCAAAAAACACAGTTTCAATACGCGGACGCATAGGGTAACATGCGCCCGCTTTTTCCAATCATGGAACAATCTAAATAGGTAAACGGCAATGCCAGTAAACTCTATTTTGGGCGTGTTTGCAAAATCGCCAATTAAGCCTCTTCAAGAGCACATGGACAAAGTCTACGATTGCGCATCGTTACTGGTCCCCTTTTTCGAAGCCACCATTACAGGTAACTGGGATGGTGCAGTTCAACTACGCAAGCAAATCAGTTTAGCGGAAAAGCAAGGTGACTCACTCAAGCGTGAAATTCGCCTCACTCTGCCAAGCGGTTTGTTTATGCCAGTTGAGCGTACAGATCTATTGGAACTCCTTACTCAACAAGACAAAATCGCTAACAAAGCAAAAGATATCTCAGGTCGTGTTATCGGCCGTCAATTATTAATCCCTCAGGTCATGCAAGTGCCTTTCATTGCGTATCTACAACGTTGTATCGACGCTGTGGGTCTTGCAAAACAAGTCATTAACGAACTCGAAGATTTGCTTGAAGCAGGTTTCCGTGGTCGTGAAGTCGACTTAGTGGCTAAAATGATCAACGAACTCGATATCATCGAAGAAGATACTGACGATCTGCAAATTCAACTACGTCGTCAGCTATTTGCATTGGAATCAGAATTGAATCCTGTCGATGTAATGTTCCTCTATAAAACGATTGAATGGGTCGGTGGTCTTGCAGATCTTGCCGAACGAGTCGGTTCGCGTCTTGAGCTTATGCTGGCTCGCGTTTAATAAATAAGGTTATCAAGGTATCAATATGGTTGATGCAGGTATGGAGGTGGCTAACGTCTTAGCCACTAATGGGCCGTGGCTTATTGCCATTGCGGCCGCGTTTGGTTTTCTAATGGCGTGGGGTATTGGTGCGAACGATGTAGCCAATGCCATGGGAACTTCTGTAGGTTCCAACGCTATTACTATTAAACAAGCGATTATTATCGCAATGATCTTCGAATTTGCTGGTGCTTACTTAGCCGGCGGCGAAGTAACCAGTACGATCCGTAACGGTATTATTGATTCAAGCTACTTTACCGAAACCCCTGAACTGCTGGTATACGGCATGATTGGCTCGCTGTTAGCCGCAGGAATTTGGTTAGTTGTTGCATCAGCCTTAGGCTGGCCAGTATCTACCACTCACTCTATCGTGGGCGCGATTATCGGCTTCGCGGCTGTGGGTGTTGGCACTGATTCAGTCGCTTGGGAAAAAGTAGGTGGTATTGTTGGTTCTTGGGTCATCACTCCTGCAATCTCTGGCTTTATGGCCTTCATTCTGTTCCAAAGCACACAAAAACTGATTTTCAACACAGATAACCCACTCGCTAACGCGAAACGCTATGTGCCTTTCTACATGGCTTTTGCGGGCTTTATCATGTCGTTAGTGACCATCCTTAAGGGTCTATCACACGTTGGTATTCACTTAAAAGGCGCCGAAGCTTATATGCTGGCGGGTGTGATTGCGCTGATCGTCGGTATCATTGGTAAAGTGGTGATTTCTCGTTTAAAAATGGATGAGAAAGCGACCCATAAAACCATGTACGCTAACGTTGAAAAAGTGTTTGCTATCCTGATGGTTCTGACCGCCTGTTGTATGGCGTTCGCCCACGGTTCAAACGACGTGGCTAACGCGATTGGTCCATTAGCGGCAGTCGTATCTGTAGTTAACAGTGGCGGTGAAATTGCGTCTAAATCTGCATTAGTTTGGTGGATCCTGCCTTTAGGTGCCGTGGGTATCGTGATGGGTCTGGCTATCTTCGGTAAGCGCGTGATGCAAACCATTGGTAAAAACATCACTCACTTAACGCCAAGCCGTGGTTTTGCTGCCGAATTAGCAGCAGCTTCTACCGTAGTTATTGCTTCTGGTACTGGTTTACCTATCTCTACTACCCAAACCTTAGTCGGTGCGGTATTAGGTGTGGGTATGGCCCGTGGTATTGCAGCAATCAATATTGGTGTTGTGCGTAACATCGTTGTGTCTTGGGTGGTAACCTTACCTGCGGGTGCAGGTCTGTCGATCATCTTCTTCTTTATGATTAAAGGTATCTTTAACTAAGAAGCGCATCACTATGGCAAGCTTGCCGTAGAAACGTACTAAACACATAGGAATCGCTAGCATGGATGCGGCAAAGTTGAGGGAAGTCTATGACTTCCCTCTTGCATTGCAGGCCTCAAATCCCTAGCATGTGGTCACTATTTCGTTGATGAGAATACAAAAGTGTTAAGAATGCTGACTCTGGTGGGAATGATGTTACTCTCCCCCAACCTGCTGGCCGAAGGCCAACCCCGCTATATCTCGGATAACGTGTTTCTTTATATTCTCAATGGCCCGAGTACAGACTACCGTATCTTAGGCTCAATTGAAGCGGGACAACCTATTACCTTTTTGGGCGAAACCCAAGGCGATTACTCGAAAATTATCGACCACAAGGGTCGCGAAGGTTGGGTACCGACTAACATGATTAGCTCTACCCCGAGTTTTCGCGAGCAAGTATCGTCACTCACCAGTGAACTGGCTGAAGCTAAAGCTAAACTGGACGAAGTGATGAATTCAACCGAAAACCATACGGATGAATTGGCCGAGCTAAAAGCCAAGCTGACCGAAGCCGAAGCGATGCTCAACAAAACCACCCAAGAACGTGACAGTTTGAAAGTGGCCGTGGATCGCAGCGCTCAAGAAGCGCAATTCGCCCTATGGCGTGAAGGTGGATTGATCGCCGCTGCGGGGTTAGTGATCGGGGTAATTTTGGTGTATCTGCCGAGACCGCAGCGCCGCAATAAAAAGCGTTGGATGTAAATTTTTACGCTAATCGCCGCGAAGTATAAGTAAAAGCCAGTGTTTTCAAACACTGGCTTTTTTGTCAATTGAGCGTTACATCTGGCGCGTAACAAGCTAATCAAACAATCTTCACATTCTTTCACGCTATAGTGTTGTCCGTCACATTTTGGTTGTATAATCTGCGCGCGCAAAGCTTCATATTGTATACAAAATATCAAATGCGTTTCGCGCCCCCCCATTTTTGTTTCAACAATAGAGCCCAAAACAACTGGCCAAGATGGAAGCGATTACTATGTTCAAAGCGAGTGAAGTGCTGGCAGGCCGCTACGATTCTGCCAATCTCGACGAACTGTTCAAAGCCGTCACCGACAACTATATTGTCGATGAAGAACAATACTTGTCAGAGCTAATCAAACTAGTGCCCTCCAGTGATGAAGCCATCGAGCGCGTCACTCGTCGTGCCCACGAACTAGTCAACAAAGTTCGTCAATTCGATAAGAAAGGTTTAATGGTAGGCATCGACGCCTTCCTGCAGCAATACAGCTTAGAAACACAGGAAGGGATTATCCTGATGTGTTTAGCCGAAGCCCTGCTGCGTATTCCCGATGCGGCCACCGCCGACGCCTTGATTGAAGATAAACTCTCAGGCGCGAAATGGGATGAACACTTAAGCAAGAGCGATTCGGTTCTGGTTAACGCCTCCACTTGGGGCCTGATGCTCACTGGCAAAATCGTCAAACTCGATAAAAAAATCGATGGTACGCCAAGCAACCTGTTAAACCGTTTAGTGAATCGTTTAGGTGAGCCTGTGATCCGCCAAGCCATGATGGCGGCGATGAAGATCATGGGTAAGCAGTTCGTACTTGGCCGCACCATGAAAGAAGCGCTCAAGAACAGCGAAGACAAGCGTAAATTAGGTTACACCCACTCCTACGATATGCTGGGTGAAGCTGCGCTGACGCGTAAAGATGCCGAAAAATACTTTAACGATTATGCCAATGCGATTACCGAGTTAGGCGCGCAAAGCTATAACGAAAGCGAATCACCACGCCCAACCATTTCTATCAAGCTGTCGGCGCTGCACCCACGTTACGAAGTCGCTAACGAAGACCGTGTACTGACCGAGCTGTATGACACAGTTATTCGCTTAATTAAGTTAGCCCGTGGCTTAAATATCGGTATTTCTATCGACGCCGAAGAAGTTGACCGCCTAGAGCTGTCGCTAAAACTGTTCCAAAAACTGTTTAATTCCGACGCCACTAAGGGTTGGGGCTTACTCGGTATCGTGGTGCAAGCTTACTCTAAGCGCGCCCTGCCTGTGTTGGTATGGTTAACCCGCCTAGCGAAAGAACAAGGCGATGAAATTCCGGTTCGTTTAGTGAAAGGCGCTTATTGGGATAGCGAGCTGAAATGGGCACAACAAGCTGGCGAAGCCGCATACCCACTCTACACGCGTAAGGCTGGTACAGACGTGTCTTACTTAGCCTGTGCGCGTTATCTGTTGTCCGATGCGACACGCGGCGCAATTTACCCACAATTTGCCAGCCACAACGCGCAAACGGTTGCCGCGATTTCCGATATGGCGGGCGATCGTAACCACGAGTTCCAACGTCTACACGGCATGGGACAAGAGCTGTACGACACTATTCTGTCGGAAGCGGGTGCGAAAGCGGTACGTATCTATGCTCCTATCGGTGCCCATAAAGATCTGCTGCCCTACTTAGTGCGTCGCCTGCTGGAAAACGGTGCGAACACCTCGTTCGTTCACAAGCTGGTCGATCCTAAAACCCCTATCGAGTCTTTAGTGGTTCACCCACTGAAAACCCTGACAGGCTACAAAACCCTGGCTAATAACAAAATCGTTTTACCTAGCGATATCTTCGGTAGTGATCGCAAAAACTCCAAGGGACTCAACATGAACATCATTTCAGAAGCAGAGCCATTCTTCGCGGCCTTAGACAAATTTAAATCGACGCAGTGGCAAGCGGGCCCTCTGGTTAATGGTCAAACCTTAACTGGCGAGCACAAAACCGTTGTTAGCCCATTCGATACCACCCAAACCGTGGGTCAAGTGGCCTTTGCCGACAAAGCGGCTATCGAACAAGCTGTCGCCTCTGCCGATGCTGCGTTTGCAACTTGGACTCGTACTCCCGTTGAAGTGCGCGCCTCAGCCCTGCAAAAGCTGGCGGATCTGTTAGAAGAAAACCGCGAAGAACTGATTGCTCTGTGTACCCGTGAGGCTGGCAAGAGCATTCAAGACGGTATCGACGAAGTGCGTGAAGCCGTAGACTTCTGCCGCTACTACGCGGTGCAAGCTAAGAAGCTGATGTCAAAACCTGAACTGCTCCCAGGCCCAACGGGTGAGTTAAACGAACTCTTCCTCCAAGGTCGCGGTGTGTTCGTCTGTATCAGCCCATGGAACTTCCCATTGGCGATCTTCTTAGGCCAAGTTTCGGCAGCACTGGCGGCGGGTAACACTGTCGTTGCTAAACCTGCTGAACAGACTTCAATCATTGGTTACCGCGCAGTGCAGTTAGCACACCAAGCGGGTATTCCAACGGACGTGCTGCAATATCTACCAGGCACAGGCGCTACCGTAGGTAACGCGCTGACGGCTGATGAGCGCATCGGCGGCGTATGTTTTACCGGTTCAACTGGCACAGCCAAACTCATCAACCGCACACTGGCAAACCGTGAAGGCGCAATCATTCCGTTAATCGCCGAAACCGGTGGTCAAAACGCTATGGTGGTTGACTCTACTTCTCAGCCAGAACAAGTGGTTAACGATGTAGTATCTTCATCCTTCACCAGTGCGGGTCAACGCTGCTCGGCGCTGCGTGTACTCTTCCTACAGGAAGATATTGCAGACCGCGTAATCGATGTACTCCAAGGTGCGATGGATGAGTTAGTGATTGGCAACCCAAGTTCAGTGAAAACCGACGTAGGCCCAGTTATCGATGCGACCGCGAAGGCTAACCTTGACGCCCATATCGACCACATCAAGCAAGTTGGTAAGCTGATCAAGCAAATGTCTCTGCCTGCGGGTACCGAGAATGGCCACTTTGTGTCACCAACGGCCGTTGAAATTGACTCAATCAGAGTGCTTGAAAAAGAACACTTTGGTCCAATCCTGCACGTGATCCGTTACAAGGCATCTGAACTTGCCCATGTGATCGATGAAATCAACAGCACAGGTTTTGGCTTAACCTTAGGTATCCACAGCCGTAACGAAGGCCATGCCCTCGAAGTGGCTGACAAGGTTAACGTAGGTAACGTGTACATCAACCGTAACCAAATCGGTGCAGTCGTTGGCGTACAGCCTTTCGGCGGTCAAGGTCTGTCGGGCACTGGTCCAAAAGCCGGTGGTCCACACTACTTAACTCGCTTCGTGACTGAAAAGACTCGCACTAATAACATCACCGCTATCGGTGGTAACGCCACACTGTTATCACTGGGTGATAGCGACGCCTAAGCTTGCTCACATCTTCAGCTTTAAGCTAAGACTATTCCATAAAGTTAAGGCCAGACATTGTCTGGCCTTTTTTACTTCATTAATCAAAGTCGTGGGGCTTCACCCCACACCCGACCAAGGAGGACTGCTCGTCCTATCCTCC encodes the following:
- the putA gene encoding bifunctional proline dehydrogenase/L-glutamate gamma-semialdehyde dehydrogenase PutA; its protein translation is MEAITMFKASEVLAGRYDSANLDELFKAVTDNYIVDEEQYLSELIKLVPSSDEAIERVTRRAHELVNKVRQFDKKGLMVGIDAFLQQYSLETQEGIILMCLAEALLRIPDAATADALIEDKLSGAKWDEHLSKSDSVLVNASTWGLMLTGKIVKLDKKIDGTPSNLLNRLVNRLGEPVIRQAMMAAMKIMGKQFVLGRTMKEALKNSEDKRKLGYTHSYDMLGEAALTRKDAEKYFNDYANAITELGAQSYNESESPRPTISIKLSALHPRYEVANEDRVLTELYDTVIRLIKLARGLNIGISIDAEEVDRLELSLKLFQKLFNSDATKGWGLLGIVVQAYSKRALPVLVWLTRLAKEQGDEIPVRLVKGAYWDSELKWAQQAGEAAYPLYTRKAGTDVSYLACARYLLSDATRGAIYPQFASHNAQTVAAISDMAGDRNHEFQRLHGMGQELYDTILSEAGAKAVRIYAPIGAHKDLLPYLVRRLLENGANTSFVHKLVDPKTPIESLVVHPLKTLTGYKTLANNKIVLPSDIFGSDRKNSKGLNMNIISEAEPFFAALDKFKSTQWQAGPLVNGQTLTGEHKTVVSPFDTTQTVGQVAFADKAAIEQAVASADAAFATWTRTPVEVRASALQKLADLLEENREELIALCTREAGKSIQDGIDEVREAVDFCRYYAVQAKKLMSKPELLPGPTGELNELFLQGRGVFVCISPWNFPLAIFLGQVSAALAAGNTVVAKPAEQTSIIGYRAVQLAHQAGIPTDVLQYLPGTGATVGNALTADERIGGVCFTGSTGTAKLINRTLANREGAIIPLIAETGGQNAMVVDSTSQPEQVVNDVVSSSFTSAGQRCSALRVLFLQEDIADRVIDVLQGAMDELVIGNPSSVKTDVGPVIDATAKANLDAHIDHIKQVGKLIKQMSLPAGTENGHFVSPTAVEIDSIRVLEKEHFGPILHVIRYKASELAHVIDEINSTGFGLTLGIHSRNEGHALEVADKVNVGNVYINRNQIGAVVGVQPFGGQGLSGTGPKAGGPHYLTRFVTEKTRTNNITAIGGNATLLSLGDSDA